A stretch of the Candidatus Bathyarchaeota archaeon genome encodes the following:
- the lysW/argW gene encoding alpha-aminoadipate/glutamate carrier protein LysW/ArgW, which yields MSRCPECDAEIEIPDDVISGEIISCPDCGMDYEARVIEGEGVRLVPAEIEGEDWGE from the coding sequence CTGTCCAGATGCCCTGAATGTGACGCTGAAATAGAGATCCCGGACGACGTTATTTCAGGTGAGATTATAAGCTGCCCAGACTGTGGAATGGACTACGAAGCTAGGGTTATTGAGGGGGAAGGGGTTAGGCTCGTGCCAGCCGAGATAGAAGGAGAAGATTGGGGCGAATGA
- a CDS encoding Lrp/AsnC family transcriptional regulator, giving the protein MPLELDEIDKKIIEMLQDDSRIAFRKIAEKVGVSEATVFVRVKKLHENGVIKRFTVSVSPELLGKGLTAFVLINADPKRLQHVLDTLSSLEDVYEVYDVTGAFYVIAKIRTSDREKLAKIIDTIGLIDGVRSTETAVVLRSIKEETRIRA; this is encoded by the coding sequence ATGCCTCTTGAATTAGATGAAATCGATAAGAAAATTATAGAGATGCTTCAGGATGATTCTAGAATCGCTTTTAGGAAGATAGCTGAGAAGGTTGGAGTAAGCGAGGCAACGGTGTTCGTAAGGGTTAAAAAACTGCATGAGAACGGTGTAATAAAAAGATTTACTGTAAGTGTCTCGCCTGAGCTTCTAGGTAAAGGGTTAACAGCCTTTGTCCTAATAAACGCCGATCCTAAAAGACTCCAGCATGTTCTAGACACATTGAGCAGTTTAGAGGACGTCTACGAAGTCTACGATGTAACGGGCGCCTTCTATGTGATAGCGAAGATCCGCACCTCAGATAGGGAGAAGCTGGCTAAGATCATAGATACGATTGGACTTATCGATGGTGTTAGAAGCACTGAAACCGCTGTAGTGCTTAGAAGCATCAAAGAGGAGACTAGAATTAGAGCCTAG
- a CDS encoding adenylate kinase family protein, producing MGEKEIRRVIIVTGTPGVGKSSVSAALAERINAHHISLGRLVTEERLYTGLDKDRDTLIADLDRVSERVRKILNEVHGDIIIEGHYAVDVVDPKNVHMIFVLRRDPEELTRVLKNRNYNECKIKENVAAEILDVCLYEAVNRCGLEKVCEVNMTGKNVNEAVEEIIEILEGKREKRVGIVDWLGKLEAEDKLDEYLKDI from the coding sequence GTGGGGGAGAAAGAGATTAGACGAGTGATAATCGTAACTGGTACGCCGGGTGTAGGAAAATCCTCTGTCTCAGCGGCCCTCGCTGAGAGAATTAATGCGCATCATATTTCCCTTGGAAGACTTGTTACAGAAGAGAGGTTATACACAGGGCTTGATAAAGATAGAGATACTCTTATAGCAGACTTGGACCGAGTATCAGAGAGAGTTAGAAAAATACTCAATGAGGTTCACGGGGACATAATTATTGAGGGGCACTATGCAGTCGATGTCGTAGATCCAAAAAATGTGCATATGATTTTCGTTCTGAGGAGGGATCCTGAAGAATTAACTAGGGTGTTGAAGAACAGAAATTATAATGAATGCAAGATCAAAGAGAATGTCGCTGCTGAAATATTGGATGTCTGCCTATACGAGGCCGTTAACAGATGCGGGCTAGAAAAAGTCTGCGAGGTCAATATGACCGGGAAGAACGTTAATGAAGCCGTTGAAGAAATCATCGAGATATTAGAGGGAAAGAGGGAAAAAAGGGTAGGCATAGTTGACTGGCTTGGAAAACTCGAGGCTGAAGACAAGCTGGATGAGTACCTTAAGGATATATGA
- a CDS encoding restriction endonuclease, with amino-acid sequence MSKPPLLSLVIEYFTRRGYEVKKYVVDEEEDADPNVFDLIVQKYKEVHPVRVKEWNRTVGVNMIISLDKAAHALSYSSPIMVADKFSDHAKAYASRRGIILLTRSEIMRGLM; translated from the coding sequence ATGTCAAAGCCGCCTCTCCTTAGCCTTGTGATCGAATACTTTACTAGGAGAGGGTATGAGGTTAAGAAGTATGTGGTCGACGAGGAGGAGGACGCTGATCCAAACGTGTTCGACCTTATAGTCCAGAAATACAAGGAGGTTCACCCCGTTAGGGTTAAGGAATGGAATAGAACTGTAGGGGTTAACATGATTATCAGTTTAGATAAGGCTGCTCATGCCTTGTCCTACTCAAGCCCAATTATGGTGGCAGACAAGTTCAGCGATCATGCAAAAGCCTATGCAAGTCGGAGAGGAATAATCCTGCTTACAAGATCAGAGATAATGCGAGGTTTGATGTAG
- a CDS encoding ATP/GTP-binding protein has protein sequence MNVIMLGPAGSGKSLLTGKFGEYLRSENYSVNLVNLDPGAYMLPYTCDYDIRDYFTIEKIMKEESLGPNGAMLRAMEKLSRMEIPEFHGDFVLVDTPGQLETFAFHESGPNVVSQFEDAVGLFLIDPSIGARDLPAAYLYRLAISYRLGISVVTVINKVDLIAEDELERIRSCLLDPVKFKNDVKVAGALSDLYVPLLRVMKRVIPAQRIPLVSAKTGKGLNELLDILYEVRCVCGDLT, from the coding sequence ATGAACGTGATTATGTTAGGGCCAGCTGGCTCTGGAAAGAGCCTTCTCACAGGAAAATTCGGCGAGTACCTTCGCTCAGAGAATTATTCCGTCAATCTGGTTAATCTGGATCCGGGCGCTTATATGCTGCCGTACACATGTGACTACGATATCAGAGATTACTTCACGATAGAGAAGATTATGAAGGAGGAATCTCTCGGACCTAATGGAGCAATGTTAAGGGCAATGGAGAAACTGAGTAGGATGGAGATCCCCGAGTTTCATGGGGACTTTGTCCTTGTGGACACACCTGGGCAGCTGGAAACCTTCGCCTTCCATGAATCTGGCCCTAATGTTGTCAGTCAATTTGAAGATGCTGTAGGATTATTCCTCATCGATCCATCTATTGGAGCGAGAGATCTGCCAGCCGCTTATCTGTATAGGCTTGCAATCTCATATAGGCTGGGAATAAGCGTAGTTACAGTTATCAATAAAGTCGATCTGATCGCAGAAGATGAATTGGAAAGGATTAGGAGCTGCCTTCTGGACCCGGTAAAATTTAAGAATGATGTTAAGGTTGCAGGGGCTCTTTCCGATTTATATGTTCCGCTATTGAGGGTTATGAAGAGGGTCATTCCAGCCCAGAGGATTCCACTGGTCTCCGCGAAAACGGGGAAGGGATTAAATGAGCTGCTGGATATATTGTACGAAGTTCGATGTGTATGTGGTGATTTAACTTAA
- the trpA gene encoding tryptophan synthase subunit alpha encodes MSEIEETFSRLAAQKEGALIAYVTGGYPNPKTTPQIAEALIKGGADMLELGIPFSDPIADGPSIQASSTAALTAGTTPKIVLEIASKIKKKHGVPILIMTYYNPVFRMGVREFMDHAWRSDVDGVVIPDLPVEEADEYKEIAEAYGVDTIFLAAPSTTIERLKRIINYSSGFLYLVSVFGVTGARERILDTTISLVKNFSSYTKGRIPMSVGFGISKPEHVKSIIEAGADGVIVGSAFVNIVSSNLHDFSQLLRELSNYASSLKKASVKRH; translated from the coding sequence ATGAGCGAGATAGAGGAAACCTTCAGCAGGCTGGCAGCACAAAAAGAGGGGGCATTGATAGCATACGTGACCGGAGGCTATCCGAATCCTAAAACTACGCCGCAAATTGCTGAAGCATTAATCAAAGGGGGTGCAGACATGCTTGAACTCGGCATCCCCTTTTCCGACCCCATTGCCGACGGCCCCTCAATCCAGGCCTCATCCACAGCCGCCCTGACCGCTGGCACCACCCCCAAAATTGTTTTAGAAATAGCCAGTAAAATCAAGAAGAAACATGGAGTACCAATTCTAATCATGACATATTATAATCCTGTCTTCAGGATGGGTGTAAGAGAGTTTATGGATCATGCTTGGAGAAGTGACGTGGATGGCGTTGTCATACCGGACCTTCCGGTCGAGGAGGCGGATGAATATAAGGAGATTGCAGAAGCATATGGAGTAGACACCATATTCCTGGCAGCGCCTTCAACAACCATAGAGAGACTAAAAAGAATAATAAATTACAGCTCAGGTTTCCTTTATCTGGTTTCGGTCTTCGGGGTAACCGGGGCGAGAGAAAGAATATTAGATACGACAATATCCCTGGTGAAGAATTTCTCATCGTATACAAAGGGGAGGATCCCTATGTCGGTTGGGTTCGGAATATCAAAACCTGAACATGTGAAGTCGATCATCGAGGCTGGAGCAGACGGGGTCATCGTTGGCAGCGCCTTCGTAAATATAGTATCTAGTAATCTGCATGATTTCTCACAGCTTCTGAGGGAACTAAGCAACTATGCTTCATCTCTAAAGAAAGCATCTGTGAAGCGTCATTAA
- the trpB gene encoding tryptophan synthase subunit beta, whose translation MKSVSEFEGKGKFGKYGGKFVPETLMFALQELEEAYQNLKNDEGFRKELNYYLSKYAGRPTPLYYASNLTNKIGGAKIYLKREDLLHSGAHKINNTLGQALLAKRMGKRRVIAETGAGQHGVATAMACAMLGLKAEIYMGTEDMKRQRLNVFRMKMLGAEVHPVNSGSKTLKDAINEALRDWTANVDTTYYLIGSVVGPHPYPTIVRDFQSVIGYETREQILEEEGRLPDAIVACVGGGSNAIGIFHPFLNDWDVKLYGVEAAGLGIETGKHSASICAGSEGVFHGMLTYILQDENGQIRTTHSISAGLDYPGVGPEHSYLKSIGRAEYVAVTDEEAVKAFMELSKCEGIMPALEPSHAIAFATKIAAECDRKKIIVVNLSGRGDKDVEIVAEYVGMKL comes from the coding sequence ATGAAATCAGTGAGCGAGTTTGAAGGTAAAGGAAAATTTGGGAAGTACGGCGGGAAATTCGTCCCAGAAACTCTAATGTTTGCACTCCAAGAATTAGAGGAAGCCTACCAGAATCTGAAGAATGATGAAGGCTTCAGGAAGGAGCTCAATTATTACTTGTCTAAGTATGCGGGAAGACCGACACCATTATACTACGCGTCTAATCTCACCAACAAGATTGGTGGAGCTAAGATATATCTTAAACGTGAGGATCTGCTCCACAGTGGTGCACACAAAATAAACAACACGCTTGGTCAAGCTCTTCTCGCTAAAAGGATGGGGAAGAGGCGTGTCATAGCTGAGACGGGGGCAGGGCAGCATGGTGTAGCAACAGCGATGGCCTGTGCAATGCTCGGGTTAAAGGCTGAGATCTATATGGGAACAGAAGATATGAAACGCCAAAGACTAAATGTGTTTAGGATGAAGATGCTGGGCGCAGAGGTTCACCCAGTCAATTCTGGATCAAAAACCTTAAAGGATGCGATTAACGAGGCCTTACGAGACTGGACCGCAAACGTTGATACTACGTATTACCTTATAGGTTCTGTTGTAGGTCCCCACCCTTACCCAACCATAGTGAGAGATTTTCAAAGCGTGATCGGTTATGAGACAAGAGAGCAGATTCTTGAGGAGGAGGGAAGACTCCCGGATGCCATAGTCGCCTGCGTCGGAGGAGGTAGCAACGCTATAGGCATATTCCACCCATTTCTTAACGATTGGGATGTTAAACTTTACGGGGTTGAGGCAGCAGGGCTTGGGATAGAAACTGGAAAGCATTCTGCTTCGATCTGCGCGGGCAGTGAAGGCGTCTTTCACGGTATGTTGACGTACATTCTCCAAGATGAGAATGGGCAGATAAGGACAACACATAGTATTTCGGCGGGCCTAGACTATCCGGGCGTTGGACCAGAACATTCCTACCTGAAATCTATAGGGAGAGCCGAGTATGTTGCCGTGACAGATGAGGAGGCAGTTAAGGCCTTCATGGAATTGTCGAAGTGTGAGGGCATTATGCCAGCGCTAGAGCCTTCACATGCAATCGCCTTTGCAACAAAGATCGCAGCGGAGTGCGATAGGAAAAAGATCATAGTGGTCAATCTGTCTGGAAGAGGCGACAAAGACGTGGAAATCGTAGCCGAATATGTTGGGATGAAGTTATGA
- a CDS encoding phosphoribosylanthranilate isomerase, giving the protein MGIVKVKICGITREEDLFSSIEAGADAVGFVVGVPSSPRNLTAEQAGNLIRRVPVFVESVVVTVATNPNLLLKIYRKLEPDAIQIHGELPYEIQMLRKKIRSRLIRAVHTCRSDAVDYAVKVSSNFDAVLLDTFAVGKYGGTGMTHNWQLSRKIRDLIAPKPLILAGGLRPDNVKDAIVAVHPYAVDVSSGVESRCGLKDPNKIFEFVRNAKEVIL; this is encoded by the coding sequence TTGGGAATAGTTAAGGTGAAAATCTGCGGAATAACCCGAGAGGAAGACCTATTTTCAAGTATAGAAGCAGGGGCTGATGCTGTCGGATTCGTGGTAGGGGTTCCATCTTCACCTAGGAATCTAACAGCTGAACAGGCTGGGAACCTGATCAGGCGCGTTCCAGTCTTTGTTGAGAGCGTAGTTGTAACAGTTGCAACAAATCCAAACCTACTCCTAAAGATTTATAGAAAGCTGGAGCCCGACGCAATCCAGATCCACGGAGAATTGCCCTACGAGATTCAGATGTTGCGCAAGAAAATCCGCTCACGCCTAATAAGAGCAGTTCACACATGCAGATCCGATGCTGTAGATTATGCGGTGAAGGTTTCAAGCAACTTTGACGCAGTTCTCCTAGACACCTTTGCTGTGGGAAAATATGGGGGAACAGGGATGACGCATAACTGGCAATTAAGCCGAAAGATCAGGGATTTAATAGCGCCGAAACCGCTGATATTGGCAGGTGGGCTTAGACCAGACAACGTCAAGGATGCAATCGTCGCCGTCCACCCATATGCGGTTGACGTTTCCAGCGGTGTCGAATCGCGATGTGGCCTCAAGGACCCAAATAAAATATTCGAGTTTGTAAGAAACGCGAAAGAGGTCATATTATGA
- a CDS encoding indole-3-glycerol-phosphate synthase — MHDFLDLLSKNARNLVESGYYRKGVRSKSKNSLVKAIQESRNAAVIAEIKKASPSLGILRENLREVEVASAMKRGGAAGISVITEPNFFKGSLLSLANIQKEVDIPLLMKDVVVSTDQLEAAWTHGADAVLLIWKLFDRGLCSEDADDMIEYAHKIGLEVLLEVHTYEEFLSAIRTEADIIGINNRDLTTLRVDLDVTRRIMEKADANTRIIISESGIEKPADMLYLRRFGIRAFLIGSAIMRSSNIEEKVREFVEAFGNS; from the coding sequence ATGCATGATTTTCTGGATTTATTGTCGAAGAATGCAAGGAATCTTGTAGAAAGCGGATACTACCGCAAGGGTGTCCGTTCAAAATCTAAGAACAGCCTCGTAAAAGCGATCCAAGAAAGTAGGAATGCCGCCGTAATAGCTGAGATAAAAAAGGCTTCACCAAGCCTAGGAATTTTAAGGGAAAATCTACGTGAAGTTGAAGTGGCTTCCGCCATGAAGAGAGGTGGGGCAGCTGGAATATCAGTCATAACTGAACCAAATTTCTTCAAGGGATCTCTTCTATCATTAGCTAACATTCAAAAAGAGGTGGATATTCCGTTGCTTATGAAGGATGTTGTGGTAAGCACTGACCAGTTAGAGGCCGCATGGACTCACGGCGCAGATGCAGTCCTACTGATTTGGAAATTATTTGATAGGGGCCTCTGCAGCGAGGATGCCGATGATATGATTGAATATGCGCATAAGATTGGGCTTGAGGTTTTGCTTGAGGTCCACACATATGAGGAATTCCTTTCAGCAATAAGGACTGAAGCGGATATTATAGGAATAAACAACCGCGATCTGACCACATTAAGGGTAGACTTAGATGTCACCCGGAGAATCATGGAAAAGGCTGATGCGAACACCAGAATCATTATCAGCGAGAGCGGCATAGAGAAACCTGCTGACATGCTTTACCTTCGCCGATTTGGGATCCGCGCATTTCTCATAGGATCAGCGATCATGAGAAGCAGCAATATCGAAGAGAAAGTTAGGGAGTTTGTGGAAGCATTTGGGAATAGTTAA
- the trpD gene encoding anthranilate phosphoribosyltransferase: MIKEAIRKLVEGKNLSMNESMEVMKEIMSGFATDAQIAAFLTALRIRGETIEEIVAFAKVMRDFCYKINPSLNRRLVDTCGTGGDKIKTFNVSTISSFVIAGAGVTVAKHGNRSITSQCGSADLLEKLGLNLTVEPKVVEKCIEEIGIGFMFAPSFHPAMKYAIGPRREMGIRTVFNILGPLTNPADAEAQLLGVYDASLVKTMADVLKNLGCQEALVVHGLDGLDEISNIGKTLIAWLSDGEVMLLEYRPEDLGIKRADPKDIMGSTPDINAEIAFKILYDLLDPDDPKREIVLLNSAAGIILGGEAEDFKDGIEIAEESIKSGKAYEKLTMLIKLTGGDPSVLEEMSLRYA, translated from the coding sequence GTGATCAAGGAAGCAATTCGTAAACTCGTGGAGGGAAAAAACCTAAGCATGAATGAGTCTATGGAAGTTATGAAGGAGATTATGAGCGGTTTTGCGACAGACGCGCAGATCGCCGCTTTTCTAACAGCTTTAAGGATTAGAGGCGAGACTATTGAAGAGATAGTCGCCTTCGCCAAGGTTATGCGAGATTTCTGTTATAAGATAAATCCATCCCTTAATAGGAGACTCGTTGACACCTGTGGAACAGGAGGCGACAAGATAAAAACTTTCAATGTGAGCACCATCTCATCCTTCGTTATTGCAGGTGCAGGTGTAACAGTGGCTAAGCATGGAAATCGGTCGATTACGAGCCAATGCGGAAGTGCAGATCTTCTAGAAAAACTTGGCTTAAACCTCACTGTTGAGCCTAAAGTAGTTGAAAAGTGTATAGAGGAGATAGGCATAGGATTCATGTTCGCTCCATCCTTCCATCCCGCAATGAAATATGCAATAGGGCCCAGAAGGGAGATGGGAATCAGAACAGTATTCAATATACTCGGACCTTTAACCAATCCTGCTGACGCCGAAGCACAGCTGCTAGGAGTTTATGATGCGTCACTCGTCAAAACAATGGCGGATGTGCTCAAGAATCTTGGCTGCCAAGAAGCGTTAGTAGTTCACGGCTTGGATGGACTTGACGAGATATCAAATATAGGCAAAACTCTCATTGCGTGGTTAAGTGACGGGGAAGTTATGCTTTTAGAGTATAGGCCCGAAGACCTCGGCATCAAGAGGGCAGACCCAAAGGATATAATGGGCAGTACACCGGACATAAATGCGGAGATAGCCTTCAAAATCTTATATGACCTTTTAGATCCGGATGATCCCAAGAGGGAAATAGTCCTGCTAAATAGTGCAGCGGGCATAATTCTGGGAGGTGAGGCTGAAGACTTTAAGGATGGAATAGAGATTGCAGAGGAGTCTATCAAGAGCGGCAAAGCTTACGAGAAGCTCACCATGCTAATCAAGTTGACTGGCGGAGACCCATCAGTACTAGAGGAGATGAGTTTGAGATATGCATGA
- a CDS encoding aminodeoxychorismate/anthranilate synthase component II, protein MRVLIIDNYDSFVYNLVQYIEELGGKAIVYRNDEIDLKKVKRLNPERIVISPGPGSPDEERYFGVSGSIIRHVSPHVPTLGVCLGHQGIISAFGGRIVRAKKLMHGKTSLVRHDCRGIFRSVKNPIVATRYNSLVGDRSSLPGCLKVTAVSIEDGEVMGVRHTIYPIEGIQFHPESILTEEGKTIIKNFLEWR, encoded by the coding sequence ATGAGAGTATTGATAATAGACAACTACGACTCATTTGTATACAACCTTGTCCAATATATTGAGGAGCTTGGAGGCAAAGCTATCGTATACAGAAATGACGAGATAGACTTGAAAAAAGTGAAGAGGCTCAATCCTGAAAGGATTGTCATTTCTCCAGGTCCAGGCTCCCCGGACGAAGAGAGATACTTCGGTGTTTCAGGCTCTATAATCAGGCATGTAAGCCCCCATGTGCCCACATTAGGTGTCTGTCTTGGGCATCAAGGGATAATATCGGCCTTTGGCGGGAGAATAGTTCGTGCAAAGAAGCTGATGCATGGAAAAACAAGTCTGGTGAGACATGATTGTCGAGGGATATTTAGGAGTGTGAAGAACCCTATAGTGGCTACGAGATACAATTCACTTGTAGGAGACAGGTCTTCACTTCCAGGATGCCTTAAGGTTACAGCTGTATCAATTGAAGATGGCGAAGTTATGGGTGTTCGCCATACCATCTACCCCATAGAGGGCATACAATTTCACCCGGAATCAATACTGACCGAAGAAGGGAAGACAATAATAAAAAATTTCCTGGAGTGGAGGTGA
- the trpE gene encoding anthranilate synthase component I translates to MKFLTLPTTASPFDVFVKFYRRYKNVFILESVEGPNKLARYSFIGFDPNFTFKAKNGTLTIHNERTRETETIRIEDPLLVVRQFVCNWKIKGSTSRFAGGCVGYISYDAVRYWERLPKISVDDLGYPDIEMGVFEDGIIFDHKNREAYYFFISENRYDEICKVLEEKDNCSDTLEFTEPKVHSEKRCFENSVLMAKEYIQMGHIFQVVLSKRYDFNVNGDLIPFYAALRRINPSPYMYFIKIGDHAIVGSSPEMLIRVEEGLIETYPIAGTRPLIDDPAENRLLERDLLSDPKECAEHVMLVDLARNDLGKVSEPGTVMVPSFMEVHKYSHVQHIVSRVTGKLRRDRDCYDALKAVFPAGTVSGAPKVRAMEIIEELEPVRRGPYAGAVGYFSFNGNADFAITIRTLIASSSRAHIQVGAGIVADSNPEREWFETEYKAKALFRALEISQGGIP, encoded by the coding sequence TTGAAATTCCTGACACTTCCAACCACTGCTTCTCCGTTTGATGTCTTTGTAAAATTTTATCGGCGCTACAAAAATGTCTTCATTCTAGAGTCGGTTGAGGGTCCGAATAAGCTTGCAAGGTATTCTTTCATAGGCTTTGACCCAAATTTTACCTTCAAGGCTAAGAATGGTACGCTAACGATCCATAACGAAAGAACACGGGAAACTGAGACTATAAGGATTGAAGACCCATTATTAGTGGTCAGACAGTTTGTATGCAATTGGAAGATCAAAGGTTCTACGTCAAGGTTTGCAGGAGGTTGCGTTGGATATATATCTTATGACGCTGTGAGGTATTGGGAGCGCCTCCCAAAGATCTCAGTCGACGATCTCGGTTATCCAGATATTGAGATGGGCGTGTTTGAGGATGGAATAATTTTCGACCATAAGAATAGAGAAGCATACTACTTTTTTATATCGGAAAATCGTTATGACGAGATATGCAAAGTTCTAGAAGAGAAGGATAACTGCTCCGATACTCTAGAGTTTACTGAACCAAAGGTTCATTCTGAAAAGAGATGTTTCGAAAACTCTGTATTAATGGCCAAAGAGTATATACAGATGGGCCACATATTCCAAGTGGTTCTCTCAAAGCGTTACGATTTCAATGTAAACGGCGATCTCATCCCATTCTATGCGGCTCTTCGTAGGATAAACCCTTCCCCCTACATGTACTTTATTAAGATTGGAGACCACGCTATTGTTGGTTCCAGCCCTGAGATGCTTATCAGGGTCGAGGAAGGCTTAATTGAGACCTATCCAATCGCGGGTACGAGGCCCTTAATCGACGACCCTGCTGAAAATAGGCTGCTGGAAAGGGATCTGCTCTCTGATCCTAAGGAATGTGCAGAGCACGTGATGCTTGTCGACCTAGCAAGAAACGATCTTGGTAAGGTTTCAGAGCCCGGAACAGTAATGGTTCCATCCTTCATGGAAGTCCACAAGTACAGTCATGTCCAACATATCGTCTCAAGAGTCACAGGTAAGCTCAGAAGAGACCGCGACTGTTACGACGCTCTCAAGGCGGTTTTCCCAGCTGGCACGGTTTCTGGGGCACCAAAGGTTAGGGCGATGGAGATAATTGAGGAGCTAGAACCTGTGAGGAGAGGACCATACGCCGGGGCCGTGGGATACTTCTCCTTTAATGGTAACGCGGACTTCGCTATAACTATTCGGACTCTAATAGCGTCTAGTAGTAGAGCTCACATACAGGTTGGAGCCGGAATAGTTGCGGATTCGAACCCAGAGAGAGAATGGTTTGAGACTGAATATAAGGCCAAAGCCCTATTCCGGGCCCTTGAAATCTCTCAGGGTGGAATTCCATGA
- a CDS encoding DUF5597 domain-containing protein: MSGEIRDLNIPQLRREGERTQLIVDGAPFIILGGELHNSSSSSLSYMEPIWPRLNSLGLNTVLIPISWELIEPEEGIFDFHLVEGLIEGARRHNLKIVFLWFGTWKNAVSTYVPTWVKTDLERFPRAMDGSGRRLDAISCFSRSALEADSRAFRNLMRFIREIDEGKYTVIMMQVENEVGLLGSSRDHSPEAERQFTKKVPAELTEYLEHNEESLNPYLQFVWKRLGQKTSGTWREVFGEYADEIFMAWHFARYIDQVAASGKAEYPIPMYVNAWLGPSAYMHEDGLPGEYPSGGPVARMLDIWRAAAPNIDIISPDIYREDFCSVCREYARIGNPLFVPETFRDERSAAYVFYAIGQHGAIGFSPFGIEDIENDRHPLASSYRLLSGMIPIISKYGGTNRMIGFADDGTHGYHHTLNFWNVRTRARGFRRNLGDYQIEVSFIREIAVKVRSVWPGFIQEPTIPGGGLIIATEKDEFIAAGIGFILRFLSIDEFASKVKILRVDEGVFRDGEWVHDRRLNGDETGHGSWVYFDDKPKVRIIQVYSC; this comes from the coding sequence TTGTCAGGTGAAATTAGAGACTTGAATATTCCTCAACTACGCAGGGAAGGAGAAAGGACGCAGCTGATCGTGGATGGAGCGCCGTTCATAATTCTAGGCGGGGAGCTGCATAATTCATCCTCGTCAAGCCTATCCTATATGGAGCCTATTTGGCCTAGGCTTAACTCCCTCGGCCTTAATACGGTCCTTATACCAATCAGCTGGGAGCTAATTGAGCCGGAAGAGGGCATATTTGATTTTCATCTTGTTGAGGGGCTCATAGAGGGGGCGCGTAGGCATAATTTGAAAATTGTCTTCCTCTGGTTTGGGACATGGAAGAATGCTGTCTCCACATATGTTCCGACTTGGGTGAAAACAGACCTTGAAAGATTTCCACGGGCAATGGACGGTAGTGGTAGAAGGTTGGATGCAATCTCATGTTTTAGTAGAAGCGCGTTGGAGGCGGATTCCCGTGCATTCAGAAATCTAATGAGATTTATCCGCGAGATAGATGAAGGGAAATACACCGTCATAATGATGCAGGTTGAGAATGAAGTTGGTCTTCTCGGATCTTCAAGAGACCATTCTCCAGAAGCTGAGAGGCAGTTTACCAAAAAAGTCCCGGCAGAGCTAACAGAATACCTCGAACACAATGAGGAGTCGTTAAACCCTTACCTTCAATTCGTCTGGAAAAGGTTAGGACAAAAAACTTCTGGAACCTGGAGGGAGGTATTCGGAGAGTATGCTGACGAAATATTTATGGCATGGCATTTCGCCCGCTATATAGATCAAGTCGCCGCGTCAGGTAAGGCAGAATATCCAATTCCAATGTATGTGAACGCCTGGCTTGGACCAAGCGCGTATATGCATGAGGACGGGCTTCCTGGGGAATACCCAAGTGGCGGCCCAGTTGCCCGCATGCTTGACATTTGGCGTGCGGCAGCGCCGAACATTGACATAATATCACCTGACATCTACCGAGAAGATTTCTGTTCTGTATGCCGCGAATATGCTCGAATCGGAAATCCTCTATTCGTTCCTGAGACATTTCGCGATGAACGTAGCGCGGCCTACGTGTTTTACGCCATAGGCCAGCATGGGGCGATAGGATTCTCACCGTTTGGTATAGAGGACATCGAAAACGATAGGCATCCCTTAGCCTCAAGCTATCGCCTGCTTTCAGGGATGATACCAATCATATCAAAGTATGGAGGAACAAACCGCATGATTGGTTTCGCCGATGATGGAACCCATGGATATCATCACACATTAAATTTCTGGAATGTGAGAACAAGGGCTAGGGGGTTCAGACGCAATCTTGGAGACTATCAGATAGAGGTGAGCTTCATCCGAGAAATAGCTGTGAAAGTCCGTTCAGTTTGGCCAGGCTTCATACAAGAGCCCACTATACCCGGGGGAGGCTTGATAATCGCGACTGAGAAAGACGAGTTTATCGCGGCTGGAATAGGGTTTATACTAAGGTTCCTATCAATAGACGAGTTCGCCTCTAAAGTGAAGATTCTTAGAGTTGATGAAGGAGTTTTCAGGGATGGCGAATGGGTACATGATAGACGCTTAAATGGTGATGAAACCGGACATGGATCATGGGTCTACTTTGACGACAAACCGAAAGTCCGCATAATTCAAGTTTACAGTTGCTGA